A part of Maridesulfovibrio hydrothermalis AM13 = DSM 14728 genomic DNA contains:
- a CDS encoding LptF/LptG family permease gives MIRRLLPGHLASYVLKQNIFLMCVTLGVGTGIYLLSDLFDRLDDFIEAGLGAGTILRYFIVKMPMIFSQILPAVFLISMTVQLCVMARSKELLALRTGGLSLAWFVRFFIIYAVFWSMGQLLFSQVVGVYGEQEAFRIWKEDVRKSQLDKRVLRNIWLKEGRFVVEAKEVMPFGNRAKGITVYEFAADNSGVERVITSDSAEVSDKYGWKLENAIELSPNHFASKKHPIFTMPIKLNLAVFKVVDPSIDPAQLPLWQLDQVIAQLKRSGSDVDRLITAWHSKWAYAFSLLTMALVSLALVTVSENIYMNIGLGLALTFVYYALFMMGASAGASGLMPPVIAAWFGNILISSIACLRLAWVLVPESAGKYIMKFKDARAAK, from the coding sequence ATGATACGTAGATTGCTTCCCGGACATCTGGCGTCATACGTACTTAAGCAGAATATATTTCTCATGTGTGTAACCCTCGGGGTTGGCACGGGAATTTATCTGTTATCAGATTTATTTGACCGTCTTGATGATTTTATTGAAGCAGGACTGGGGGCTGGGACTATCTTGCGTTATTTCATAGTCAAGATGCCTATGATTTTTTCTCAGATTCTGCCCGCTGTTTTTCTTATATCCATGACTGTGCAGCTTTGTGTTATGGCTCGTAGCAAAGAGCTTCTCGCCTTGCGGACCGGAGGCCTGTCGCTTGCATGGTTTGTTCGTTTTTTCATTATCTATGCTGTTTTCTGGTCAATGGGGCAGCTCCTTTTTTCTCAGGTTGTGGGGGTGTATGGGGAGCAGGAAGCTTTTCGTATATGGAAGGAGGATGTCCGCAAAAGTCAGCTTGATAAGCGTGTTCTGCGAAATATATGGCTAAAAGAAGGGCGGTTTGTTGTGGAGGCCAAGGAGGTTATGCCGTTTGGCAATCGGGCTAAAGGGATAACTGTTTATGAATTTGCTGCTGATAATAGCGGGGTCGAGAGAGTTATTACATCCGATAGTGCAGAAGTCAGCGATAAGTATGGTTGGAAACTTGAAAATGCCATCGAGCTTAGCCCGAACCATTTTGCATCGAAAAAGCATCCGATTTTCACTATGCCTATAAAGCTTAATCTGGCTGTTTTTAAAGTAGTTGATCCCAGTATTGATCCGGCACAATTGCCGCTCTGGCAGCTGGATCAAGTCATTGCACAGCTGAAGCGCAGCGGGTCTGATGTGGATAGGCTGATTACCGCATGGCACTCTAAGTGGGCTTATGCTTTTTCATTGCTGACTATGGCGCTGGTCTCCCTCGCTTTGGTGACTGTTTCAGAAAATATTTATATGAATATCGGTCTTGGACTTGCTTTAACTTTTGTCTATTACGCACTGTTTATGATGGGAGCATCGGCTGGGGCATCAGGTTTGATGCCGCCTGTTATTGCCGCATGGTTCGGCAATATTCTGATAAGCAGCATAGCCTGTCTGCGTCTTGCATGGGTTCTTGTTCCTGAATCTGCCGGCAAATATATTATGAAATTTAAGGATGCACGCGCAGCCAAATAA
- the lptF gene encoding LPS export ABC transporter permease LptF: protein MKLLHRQIFKELISIFTLSISGFMGLILIGRLLQFRDLFMGQSIGILDMAKLFMYLCPFFLLILTPIATMLAIFLTFLRMNADNEITALKSGGLSLYRLLPAPIIFCLLCTGADIFFSMYGLSWGTENFRNALMEFARTQSQLAMQPGVFNRDFPGLVFYAEKVDDKNGVMHSVFVRDSTRKGMTATIVAPLGEIRTDPAHGRLLIHLENGRIYQQEKEQLSVLKFKNYDVRIPLANILQGYDVDELRPKEMSWEKLVRISRGGDRAGEIDPRFIRKVDVEIQKRLALPVACLVLGMFAMPIACIFRGMKQQYGLIISMGLFLVYYTMLSLGVTFGESGTLTPVIGLWLPNVSFAIVSGILLKMAVMEHSFSFSFLKIFRRKAA from the coding sequence TTGAAGCTTCTTCATCGTCAGATATTTAAAGAACTTATTTCCATTTTTACTTTAAGTATCTCCGGATTCATGGGCCTGATTCTTATCGGCAGGCTTTTGCAGTTCAGAGATCTTTTTATGGGACAAAGTATTGGCATATTGGATATGGCCAAGCTTTTTATGTACTTGTGCCCTTTTTTTCTGTTAATCCTTACCCCTATTGCCACGATGCTGGCAATTTTTCTGACTTTTCTGAGAATGAATGCGGATAATGAAATTACCGCACTTAAATCCGGAGGACTTAGTCTCTACCGGCTGCTTCCTGCACCGATAATCTTTTGCCTGCTGTGTACCGGCGCGGATATTTTTTTCTCAATGTACGGCCTTTCATGGGGGACGGAAAATTTTCGTAATGCTTTAATGGAATTTGCCCGTACCCAAAGTCAACTCGCTATGCAGCCCGGTGTTTTCAACCGTGATTTTCCCGGTCTGGTTTTCTATGCTGAAAAAGTGGACGATAAAAACGGGGTGATGCATTCCGTTTTTGTGCGCGACAGTACCCGTAAAGGGATGACAGCCACCATTGTAGCCCCGCTTGGGGAAATCCGCACTGATCCGGCGCATGGCAGGCTGCTTATTCATCTCGAAAACGGGCGTATTTATCAGCAGGAGAAGGAACAGCTCAGTGTTTTGAAATTTAAAAATTATGATGTGCGAATTCCTTTGGCAAATATTTTACAAGGATATGATGTAGACGAGCTTCGCCCCAAAGAGATGTCATGGGAAAAACTTGTGCGCATCAGTCGGGGCGGGGATCGTGCCGGAGAGATAGATCCCCGGTTTATACGTAAAGTTGATGTGGAAATTCAAAAGCGTCTGGCCCTGCCTGTGGCGTGTCTGGTGCTAGGGATGTTTGCTATGCCTATCGCCTGTATTTTCAGGGGGATGAAACAGCAGTATGGACTCATTATTTCTATGGGACTTTTCCTTGTTTATTATACCATGCTGTCCCTTGGAGTTACCTTCGGGGAGAGTGGCACTCTTACGCCTGTTATCGGGTTGTGGCTGCCTAATGTTTCATTTGCGATAGTTTCAGGTATTCTTTTAAAAATGGCGGTTATGGAACATTCTTTCAGTTTTTCATTCCTGAAAATTTTCAGGAGGAAGGCAGCATGA
- the efp gene encoding elongation factor P, translating to MISTKDFRNGLKIEIDGKPFEIIEFQHFKPGKGGAFVRTKLKNMFTGRVTDQTFRSGEKVVKPDMATKEMQFLYKDGTDYVLMDLESYEQMNVPADVIGNTGGFLKEGETNKALLYNGEVIGMELPASVVLKIAQTDPGVQGDRVSNATKPATLETGLVINVPLFVNENDKVKVDTRSSEYLGREK from the coding sequence ATGATATCAACTAAAGATTTTAGAAATGGGCTTAAGATTGAAATTGATGGTAAACCTTTTGAAATTATTGAATTCCAGCATTTCAAACCCGGTAAGGGCGGGGCTTTTGTCCGTACTAAACTGAAAAATATGTTTACCGGTCGCGTAACTGACCAGACATTTCGTTCCGGCGAGAAAGTAGTTAAGCCTGATATGGCTACTAAAGAAATGCAGTTCCTCTACAAAGACGGTACAGATTACGTGCTTATGGATCTCGAATCATACGAGCAGATGAATGTTCCTGCTGATGTTATCGGCAATACCGGCGGTTTTCTCAAAGAAGGCGAAACCAATAAAGCACTGCTTTACAATGGCGAAGTTATCGGTATGGAACTGCCTGCCTCTGTCGTTCTCAAAATTGCTCAGACTGATCCCGGCGTGCAGGGTGACCGTGTAAGTAACGCAACCAAACCCGCAACTCTTGAGACTGGACTTGTCATCAACGTTCCTCTTTTTGTTAATGAAAATGATAAAGTTAAGGTTGATACCCGTTCCAGCGAATACCTCGGACGCGAAAAATAA
- the yihA gene encoding ribosome biogenesis GTP-binding protein YihA/YsxC — protein MDNTLTLIKTVYEINQLELVAAPQIILAGRSNVGKSSLINCLASRKKLAKISSTPGKTRSLNYYEVEPHGYYIVDLPGYGYAKCSKTERAKWGKLIDRYLQDNAYIAAAAVLLDSRLTPQKNDIEMISYFKHCNVPILPIMTKSDKTKQRERAKVQSQWEDILKVKPLCVSSKSGMNRTNLWNLLDRTAIPELAETASTKTETTE, from the coding sequence ATGGATAATACACTTACATTAATTAAAACAGTATATGAGATCAATCAGCTTGAACTTGTAGCTGCACCGCAGATAATTTTAGCAGGACGTTCAAACGTTGGAAAATCCTCGTTGATCAACTGTCTCGCCAGTAGAAAAAAACTTGCCAAGATCAGCTCAACACCCGGTAAAACCAGAAGTCTTAACTATTATGAAGTAGAACCGCACGGGTATTATATAGTGGATCTGCCCGGATACGGCTACGCAAAATGTTCAAAAACTGAGCGCGCTAAATGGGGCAAACTGATTGATCGCTACCTGCAGGACAATGCATATATAGCTGCTGCCGCAGTTCTGCTGGACAGCCGCCTTACGCCGCAGAAAAATGATATTGAAATGATCTCATACTTCAAACATTGCAACGTCCCTATTCTGCCCATTATGACAAAGTCTGATAAAACCAAGCAGCGCGAACGGGCAAAAGTTCAGAGTCAATGGGAAGATATCCTGAAAGTCAAACCCCTTTGTGTATCCAGCAAAAGCGGCATGAATCGCACCAATCTCTGGAACCTGCTGGACAGAACAGCAATACCTGAACTGGCCGAGACTGCTTCCACAAAGACGGAGACAACTGAATAA
- a CDS encoding type II 3-dehydroquinate dehydratase has translation MKTFLILNGPNLGYVGKRQPEIYGSDKIEDIPDHLQNIMGGKAEEIRLEFFQSNSEGALIDRLEKARKDKIDGVAFNAGAYTHTSLALADCLAWIEIPCVEVHISNIWARTEEPARQQSFMGKQCIGVIAGFGIMSYAFAVQALFSHVTAD, from the coding sequence ATGAAAACTTTTTTAATACTTAATGGACCCAATCTCGGATATGTGGGAAAACGCCAGCCTGAAATTTATGGGTCTGATAAAATTGAAGATATTCCGGATCATTTGCAAAATATTATGGGTGGCAAGGCGGAAGAAATAAGATTAGAATTTTTTCAGTCCAACTCTGAAGGAGCTTTGATTGACCGGCTCGAAAAGGCTCGAAAAGATAAGATTGACGGCGTTGCCTTTAATGCCGGGGCCTACACCCACACAAGTCTTGCCCTTGCTGATTGTCTGGCTTGGATTGAAATTCCATGTGTCGAAGTGCACATCAGTAATATATGGGCCAGAACCGAAGAACCGGCGCGTCAGCAAAGTTTTATGGGAAAACAGTGCATTGGAGTAATTGCCGGATTCGGAATTATGAGCTATGCCTTTGCCGTTCAAGCATTGTTTTCGCATGTGACAGCCGATTAA
- a CDS encoding undecaprenyl-diphosphate phosphatase, whose amino-acid sequence MTSLFTAAILGVVEGLTEFLPVSSTGHLIITGHLLGFTGEKAASFEVAIQLGAILAVVVLYWSRFRGLIVPAPGQRFSGVRGLYMLFLTSLPASVLGLLTHGYIKEHLFTPYTVAWALGIGAIMILIVEKKEPRPNCFTLDEVTPKLALGIGLFQCLALWPGFSRSAATIMGGMLLGAKRSVAAEYSFIAAVPIMFAATGYDMLKSYKLFTTADIPFLSVGFLVSFVSAWIAVKGFIYLLGKLTLRPFAYYRLALAPLILFFWS is encoded by the coding sequence ATGACATCTCTTTTTACCGCCGCAATTCTCGGTGTAGTCGAAGGACTTACTGAATTTCTTCCGGTTTCAAGTACCGGCCATTTAATCATCACCGGTCACCTGCTCGGCTTTACCGGCGAAAAAGCCGCAAGTTTTGAAGTGGCCATCCAGCTAGGGGCGATCCTTGCTGTTGTAGTGCTTTACTGGTCACGCTTCCGGGGACTTATCGTTCCTGCACCCGGACAACGTTTTTCCGGAGTAAGAGGGTTGTACATGCTCTTTTTAACCAGCCTGCCGGCTTCTGTCCTTGGACTTTTGACGCACGGCTATATCAAAGAACATCTATTCACCCCCTATACTGTGGCATGGGCGCTGGGCATCGGGGCAATCATGATTCTGATTGTAGAAAAAAAAGAACCCCGACCAAATTGTTTCACACTTGATGAAGTCACACCGAAACTGGCCCTTGGTATCGGTTTATTTCAGTGCCTTGCACTCTGGCCGGGCTTTTCGCGTTCAGCAGCCACCATCATGGGGGGGATGCTTTTAGGAGCCAAACGCAGCGTTGCTGCCGAGTACTCATTTATCGCGGCAGTTCCTATTATGTTCGCGGCCACCGGATATGACATGCTTAAAAGCTACAAATTATTTACAACGGCTGATATCCCTTTTCTGTCAGTCGGGTTTCTTGTATCGTTTGTATCAGCATGGATCGCGGTAAAAGGGTTTATCTACCTGCTGGGTAAACTGACTCTGCGCCCTTTCGCATATTACAGGCTGGCACTGGCTCCGCTGATACTTTTTTTCTGGAGTTAA